One Purpureocillium takamizusanense chromosome 1, complete sequence genomic window carries:
- the HEM1 gene encoding 5-aminolevulinate synthase (COG:H~BUSCO:EOG09261NLR~EggNog:ENOG503NVHY), producing the protein MRDTLVAPALQLTQVIDSGQKPAPRFPSPSSPQPSCCSPDCFASPVSLSLRAPYDDRRCRAEHRQSPALLIDFLPAQSSLGLRRRPTIFRHFVHSICLDDDKLSQSTRTLGHDPGIGIMDSVLRQSKAMCPFLKAASPATLRAMSTSARPKASPCGGTMSKLQLYAHRCPVMGKALAVQSARTGGAPAGLRAFSGHGKAAANRARIHTSRNQEARAVDNPILEGRDEARIPPGMAVPRKDAAPAVGAGLSHDAGKFNYDAFYNVELDKKHKDKSYRYFNNINRLAREFPRAHMANKEDRVTVWCANDYLGMGRNSRVLNKMHETLDEYGAGAGGTRNISGHNKHAVELEGTLAKLHAKEAALVFSSCYVANDATLATLGSKLPDCVILSDSLNHASMIQGIRHSGTKKIVFKHNDVADLEAKLASLPLHVPKIIAFESVYSMCGSIGPIEKICDLADKYGAITFLDEVHAVGMYGPHGAGVAEHLDWEAHRQGRPSGSVMDRIDIITGTLGKAYGCVGGYIAGSNKLVDMIRSLAPGFIFTTSLPPATMAGAKASIEYQMEYDGDRRLQQLHTRAVKEEMNARDIPVIPNPSHIIPLLVGNAELAKAASDMLLQDYQIYVQSINYPTVPVGQERLRITPTPGHTKEYRDELVAAVDEIWTRLGIKRTSQWAAEGGFIGVGEPGNVAQPLWTNKQLGIEEAAQEMKATGDASQGFTEALLARESHSVTRVASAAA; encoded by the exons ATGAGGGACACTCTGGTGGCACCCGCCTTGCAACTTACTCAAGTCATCGACTCAGGACAAAAACCTGCGCCTCGTTTCCCATCGCCATCCTCCCCCCAACCATCTTGCTGTTCACCAGACTGTTTCGCTTCGCCTGTGTCGTTGTCTCTACGGGCTCCGTACGACGATCGACGCTGTCGCGCAGAGCATCGTCAGAGCCCAGCGCTGTTGATCGACTTTCTTCCAGCCCAATCCTCGCTCGGTCTTCGCCGACGCCCCACCATATTCCGCCACTTCGTGCACTCGATCtgtctcgacgacgacaaactATCCCAATCGACCCGGACTTTGGGACACGATCCTGGTATAGGCATCATGGACAGTGTTCTTCGCCAGTCCAAGGCCATGTGCCCTTTCCTCAaggccgcgtcgcccgccacgcTGCGGGCCATGTCCACATCGGCTCGCCCCAAGGCGTcgccctgcggcggcaccatgTCCAAGTTGCAGCTCTACGCCCATCGCTGCCCCGTCATGGGCAAGGCCCTGGCCGTGCAGTCCGCCCGCACCGGTGGTGCCCCCGCTGGTCTTCGTGCCTTCTCCGGCCACGGCAAGGCGGCTGCCAATCGGGCTCGCATTCACACGAGCCGCAACCAGGAGGCCCGGGCCGTCGACAACCCCATTCTCGAGGGCCGGGATGAAG CTCGTATACCGCCCGGCATGGCCGTCCCTCGCAAGGATGCCGCacccgccgttggcgccggcctcTCCCACGACGCGGGCAAGTTCAACTACGACGCCTTCTATAACGTTGAATTGGACAAGAAGCACAAGGACAAGTCTTACCGCTATTTTAACAACATCAACCGCCTCGCGAGGGAGTTTCCCCGTGCTCACATGGCCAACAAGGAGGATCGTGTTACTGTTTGGTGCGCCAACGACTACCTCGGCATGGGTCGCAACTCTCGCGTCTTGAACAAGATGCACGAGACCCTTGATGAGTAcggcgctggtgccggcggcacgCGAAATATCTCAGGCCATAACAAACATGCCGTCGAACTCGAGGGGACATTGGCCAAGTTGCATGCCAAGGAGGCCGCGCTGGTCTTCAGCTCCTGCTacgtcgccaacgacgccacTCTCGCGACTCTGGGTAGCAAGCTGCCCGACTGCGTCATCCTCTCTGATAGCTTGAACCATGCTTCCATGATTCAGGGCATTCGCCATTCCGGCACGAAGAAGATTGTCTTCAAGCACAATGACGTGGCCGATCTCGAGGCCAAGCTTGCTTCCCTACCCCTGCATGTCCCCAAGATCATCGCCTTTGAGTCTGTCTACAGCATGTGCGGCTCAATTGGACCGATTGAGAAGATTTGCGACCTGGCAGATAAGTATGGTGCCATCACCTTTCTCGATGAAGTGCATGCTGTCGGCATGTACGGTCCACATGGCGCTGGTGTTGCTGAGCACCTGGACTGGGAGGCACATCGCCAAGGCCGGCCCTCGGGCTCTGTCATGGACCgcatcgacatcatcacGGGCACGCTTGGCAAAGCCTATGGCTGCGTTGGCGGCTACATTGCCGGCAGCAATAAGTTGGTGGACATGATCCGATCCTTGGCCCCTGGGTTCATCTTCAcgacctcgctgccgccggcgactaTGGCCGGGGCAAAGGCCTCGATTGAGTATCAGATGGAATACGATGGCGACCGTCGTCTGCAGCAGCTTCATACACGGGCTGTCAAGGAGGAAATGAACGCGCGGGACATCCCGGTCATCCCGAACCCGTCTCACATCATCCCCCTTCTGGTTGGCAACGCGGAGCTTGCCAAAGCTGCCTCGGACATGTTGCTGCAGGACTACCAGATCTACGTCCAGTCGATCAACTATCCCACGGTGCCTGTGGGCCAAGAGCGCCTCCGCATCACGCCGACCCCAGGACACACTAAGGAGTATCGTGACGAGCTGGTGGCCGCTGTGGACGAGATTTGGACTCGCTTGGGCATCAAGCGCACCTCGCAGTGGgctgccgagggcggcttcaTCGGCGTTGGGGAACCGGGTAACGTCGCGCAGCCACTCTGGACGAACAAGCAGCTGGgcatcgaggaggcggcgcaggagatGAAGGCCACGGGCGACGCGAGCCAAGGCTTCACCGAGGCGCTCCTTGCGCGCGAGAGCCATAGTGTGACCCGcgtggccagcgccgccgcctaa
- a CDS encoding uncharacterized protein (TransMembrane:1 (o1261-1278i)~COG:A~EggNog:ENOG503NZ7R) → MDGILHHDPFLWGVDDVAEELSRLRRPCTRDPAALKEAVREQEIDGNALLTFEFVCSRHELFECLGIKIGGHKAALGLAIHRLRSQSPAFQKWKREFTRRENEDQDLEDNASVPNEDSLLATTPAAIKDDGTPSGSSAPFGGPGSVTNLKRKADALDDRAPFTAASPSPSRANKNMTSSTEPKTTEPDGKKAPKQTRLAPTLLASVPVNLAPLPIATEADFVGPRANARESEANSSEYPWETFSPGAYLGQSSMPVSAIKSSHRAVTSQLHSVDERNFTTDFPIVLPPGVRVVAAQMMKRLLVRNGRTEALFNQGLFLTRPQTPSEDDESVVDLLDLPESLDEETLREIEAEEAEAEAAKVNSRHLDRGVVETILREAMDVFKQRWNEAKLPRYARRAHQIWITSRMKGTWHGDVIGARQRAQAFEDRIKKLCAEILDQSWTKKSDVRLQATCLEQTLADRLYCQWLADTLDSRIEPQKFATREASGRQVRQVDPPQSPLGSEVLTSSDEDDFVVPDGADEFMDERKVPVSDDAVPYAEPQTPAKAVTPTLFVDLTQLETPEKSPSRARAASVVDLTTPAEPKFQREFASSPITSHPSPTASESEFDVEEIGKQNPNFWSKENDRRKLVICLLWKLGHGRRSLIFEAVRRYSCHEFVALILAPVLPLTSNDDMEVTSPKRLRTDTPEETRRFDAVRLFLSYMNVKHCKESRVSELFRHKQDRALLVKQVLSSEERPDQKDSEIATFHAFLGRIELLFPQESQIVRLDYSDDDMGVLTDGADDLLASPDTPTRPRRKVPKELVQNKEGVDMRLREKRRVEEQEARRRKLRAALGSTDMPSNKTRLIINEAKQDHEAFLYINDETAKRIKDHQIEGVRFMWNQIILQDDNQRQGCLLAHTMGLGKTMQVITFLVAVQEAARSSDPSAREQVPKDLRESKTLVLCPAGLVDNWIDELLQWTSGEVLGPIRHVAAMVGPGERHEIVAAWAQSGGVLVVGYSMLQRLIVANETTKAKLLESPNIVVADEAHYLKNKDIKLHQTCERFKTKCRIALTGTPLANNVEEYYSMVNWIAPNYLSTLDEFRQRFANAIHDGLWGDSLGWQKRLALKRLQELKETVAPKIHRATIQSLKKDLPPKKEFVLCIPPTKLQTKLYDVYVTEVLKGEISSATVFKIVNDLMLLCNHPRCLMQKAMNQKHGGVEEHDKISAEDHRKSEKESKLPASVVTATLKEMHAHTDKDAVGLSMKAELLCVILDEAKRVQDKVLVFSQSLATLNYLMYILRLQKRRVSRLDGSTNIAKRQEMVKAFNTGDQEVYLVSTTAGGVGLNIHGANRVVIFDYKWNPVQEQQAIGRAFRIGQTKEVFVYRFMVAGSYEEDLQNKAVFKTQLASRVVDKKNPVSWSNRLGSLVHPLRRVPPRDLTDFIGKDAILDKLISYTSNRERAPIRFIVSTDTFEEEDPTNNLTAEELREVDQMVKMNRLRVTDPKEYERLQEEQRRLEIHRALPVHYMHRDGPAQLVSAPPTAALSQPAQAVQTTYGAQDGHGKNEGRVEAGASNTTTTNTETTIQPGAHSLPQTAALQPLPGTNTYFGDASSTAQSIASRPSHAPEVQSTPRTPVMTPGNLRAIFSPPKQSRDRAAFEQTLRKALEELQKAQFPGVGGEPRGAVKKAAEGINRYLKADGLGFLKEDQRWRLLDNLVQSHHRFALAVVSGCFSLQYVALAAAEELQRRLDGLNGLSEGDLKAQLAAELAADPRVRLARGRYVARKLLTRRSKNLQNLQRSDSVSGAQLQSPRAREDLEVMREAAARRQQWQQGVQYRRSGV, encoded by the coding sequence ATGGATGGCATATTGCATCACGATCCCTTCCTctggggcgtcgacgacgttgccgagGAGTTATCTAGGCTGCGGCGTCCGTGTACGCGTGACCCGGCGGCCCTCAAGGAGGCAGTGAGGGAACAAGAAATTGACGGCAACGCCCTCTTGACTTTTGAGTTCGTATGCTCCAGGCACGAACTGTTTGAGTGCTTGGGCATCAAAATTGGTGGGCACAAGGCTGCTTTGGGTCTTGCAATCCACAGACTGCGATCTCAGAGCCCCGCATTTCAAAAGTGGAAGCGGGAATTCACCAGACGGGAGAACGAGGACCAGGACCTCGAAGACAATGCGTCCGTTCCTAACGAGGACTCTTTATTGGCAACTACACCAGCCGCGATCAAAGATGATGGCACACCAAGTGGTAGCTCGGCTCCGTTCGGAGGTCCCGGCAGCGTGACTAATTTGAAACGCAAAGCAGATGCACTTGATGATCGCGCGCCTTTCACAGCCGCCTCACCTTCGCCTAGCAGAGCCAACAAGAACATGACGTCTTCGACGGAACCTAAAACGACAGAACCTGACGGCAAGAAGGCACCGAAGCAAACCCGACTGGCGCCAACGCTACTTGCGAGTGTGCCAGTCAATTTGGCGCCGCTACCCATCGCAACGGAAGCGGACTTTGTCGGCCCGCGTGCCAATGCAAGAGAGTCGGAAGCCAACTCAAGTGAATACCCTTGGGAAACGTTTTCCCCCGGAGCATACCTGGGTCAGAGCTCCATGCCAGTGTCTGCAATCAAGTCATCCCATAGGGCTGTCACCTCTCAGCTTCACTCTGTGGATGAAAGAAACTTCACCACTGACTTCCCGATTGTGTTACCCCCCGGCGTGAGGGTTGTTGCAGCTCAGATGATGAAACGGCTGTTGGTCAGAAATGGACGAACAGAGGCCTTGTTTAATCAAGGTCTATTTCTGACGAGACCACAAACTCCATCAGAGGATGACGAAAGTGTGGTCGACTTATTGGATCTTCCGGAGTCGCTTGACGAGGAAACTCTCCGAGAAAtcgaagccgaggaagcTGAGGCAGAAGCTGCAAAAGTCAACAGCCGGCATCTCGACCGAGGAGTTGTCGAGACCATCTTGCGAGAGGCCATGGATGTCTTCAAGCAACGGTGGAACGAGGCGAAGCTCCCTCGATATGCGCGCCGCGCTCATCAAATCTGGATCACGTCCAGGATGAAAGGCACTTGGCATGGAGACGTCATCGGGGCTCGCCAGCGTGCCCAGGCTTTCGAGGACCGCATCAAAAAGCTCTGCGCAGAGATCCTAGATCAGAGCTGGACCAAAAAGTCAGACGTTCGGCTGCAGGCCACTTGCTTGGAGCAGACTTTGGCCGATAGGCTGTATTGCCAGTGGCTGGCAGATACCCTGGACTCGCGAATTGAGCCTCAGAAGTTTGCCACCAGAGAAGCATCTGGGCGGCAGGTGCGGCAGGTTGATCCGCCCCAGAGCCCCTTAGGCAGCGAAGTCCTCACAAGttcggacgaggacgacttcGTTGTTCCAGATGGCGCAGACGAATTCATGGATGAAAGAAAGGTCCCCGTGagtgacgatgccgtcccCTATGCAGAGCCACAAACGCCGGCCAAGGCCGTCACACCAACGCTGTTCGTGGATCTAACCCAGCTCGAGACGCCGGAAAAGTCGCCGAGTCGTGCCCGAGCTGCCTCTGTGGTCGACTTGACAACGCCCGCAGAGCCAAAGTTCCAAAGGGAATTCGCCAGCTCCCCCATCACCAGCCATCCTTCGCCAACAGCATCGGAATCAGAGTTTGATGTGGAGGAGATTGGCAAGCAAAACCCCAATTTCTGGTCAAAAGAGAACGACCGCAGAAAGCTGGTCATATGTTTGCTCTGGAAactgggccatggccgacgttCTTTGATATTCGAGGCAGTTCGCCGTTACAGCTGTCATGAGTTCGTCGCTCTGATTCTTGCTCCGGTACTGCCCCTCACCAGCAACGATGATATGGAGGTGACGTCTCCGAAGCGTCTGCGCACCGACACCCCGGAAGAGACTCGCCGCTTTGACGCTGTGCGACTGTTTCTCAGCTACATGAATGTCAAACATTGCAAGGAGTCGAGGGTCAGCGAGCTATTTCGGCATAAGCAGGACCGAGCCCTGCTGGTCAAGCAGGTTCTGAGCTCAGAGGAACGCCCTGATCAAAAGGACTCCGAAATTGCAACCTTTCATGCCTTTCTTGGCCGTATAGAACTATTATTTCCTCAGGAAAGCCAGATAGTCAGGCTGGATTACTCTGACGATGACATGGGCGTCCTGACCGACGGCGCAGATGACCTATTAGCATCGCCAGATACGCCAACCAGGCCCCGCAGGAAAGTGCCTAAGGAGTTGGTGCAGAACAAGGAAGGTGTTGACATGCGCTTGCGCGAGAAACGTCGCGTTGAGGAGCAAGAGGCTCGCCGTCGAAAGTTGCGGGCTGCCCTAGGGTCGACAGATATGCCTTCCAACAAAACGaggctcatcatcaacgaAGCTAAGCAAGACCATGAGGCGTTCCTTTACATCAACGATGAGACGGCGAAACGTATCAAAGATCATCAAATTGAAGGCGTCCGTTTCATGTGGAACCAAATCATCCTCCAAGATGATAATCAGCGTCAGGGCTGTCTCCTTGCCCACACCATGGGCCTGGGTAAGACGATGCAGGTCATCACATTCCTCGTTGCTGTTCAAGAAGCTGCGCGGTCCTCAGACCCTTCCGCGAGAGAGCAGGTACCAAAGGATTTGCGTGAGTCAAAAACCCTGGTGCTGTGTCCGGCTGGCTTGGTGGACAACTGGATAGACGAGCTACTCCAGTGGACTTCCGGGGAGGTGCTCGGTCCTATCCGCCATGTTGCAGCCATGGTAGGCCCGGGAGAACGCCATGAAATTGTTGCTGCTTGGGCCCAGAGTGGTGGCGTTTTGGTCGTCGGCTACAGCATGTTGCAGCGCTTAATCGTCGCGAACGAGACGACGAAAGCAAAGTTGCTCGAGAGTCCGAacattgtcgtcgccgacgaggcccacTACCTCAAAAATAAGGACATTAAATTGCACCAAACCTGCGAACGATTTAAGACTAAGTGTCGAATCGCTCTCACTGGCACGCCATTGGCGAACAATGTCGAGGAATACTACAGCATGGTCAACTGGATTGCTCCCAACTACTTGAGTACGCTCGACGAATTTCGCCAGAGAttcgccaacgccatccaCGATGGCCTGTGGGGAGACAGCCTTGGATGGCAGAAACGACTGGCTCTGAAAAGGCTCCAAGAGCTGAAGGAGACGGTTGCCCCCAAAATCCATCGCGCCACGATACAATCCTTGAAAAAGGATTTACCGCCTAAGAAAGAGTTTGTCCTCTGCATTCCACCCACTAAATTGCAGACGAAGCTCTATGATGTCTACGTGACGGAAGTTCTCAAGGGCGAGATTTCGTCAGCCACCGTCTTTAAGATCGTGAACGACCTCATGTTGCTCTGCAACCATCCACGCTGTTTAATGCAGAAGGCCATGAATCAGAAGCATGGTGGCGTGGAGGAGCATGATAAGATCAGTGCAGAAGATCACCGCAAGTCTGAGAAGGAATCCAAGCTGCCTGCTTCCGTCGTGACAGCTACGCTCAAGGAGATGCATGCGCATACAGATAAGGATGCCGTCGGCCTATCGATGAAGGCGGAACTTTTGTGCGTGATACTTGACGAAGCGAAGCGCGTCCAAGACAAGGTACTCGTTTTCTCGCAGTCTTTGGCGACTTTGAACTACTTGATGTACATCCTGCGTCTACAGAAGCGGAGAGTGAGTCGCCTGGACGGATCAACAAATATTGCAAAGCGCCAGGAGATGGTCAAAGCTTTCAATACTGGCGACCAGGAGGTATATCTCGTCTCAACCACAGCAGGTGGTGTCGGCCTCAACATTCACGGAGCCAACCGTGTCGTCATCTTCGACTACAAGTGGAACCCTGTGCAAGAGCAGCAAGCCATTGGTCGCGCCTTCCGCATCGGGCAGACCAAGGAGGTGTTCGTTTACCGATTCATGGTAGCGGGCTCCTATGAAGAGGATCTGCAGAACAAAGCCGTCTTCAAGACGCAGCTGGCCTCACGGGTTGTGGATAAGAAGAACCCCGTTAGCTGGTCAAATCGACTGGGAAGCCTAGTGCACCCGCTTCGCCGCGTGCCGCCCCGCGACCTAACGGACTTTATCGGCAAAGACGCGATACTGGACAAGCTGATTAGCTACACGTCCAATAGGGAGCGGGCACCAATTCGATTCATTGTTTCAACCGATACATTCGAGGAAGAGGACCCGACGAACAACCTGACGGCTGAAGAGTTGCGAGAGGTCGACCAGATGGTGAAAATGAACCGGCTTCGTGTCACAGACCCGAAGGAATATGAGCGActgcaggaggagcagagaAGGCTGGAGATCCACCGCGCGCTCCCGGTGCATTACATGCATCGCGACGGCCCGGCTCAGCTGGTCTCTGCACCACCAACGGCGGCTTTATCCCAGCCGGCCCAGGCTGTTCAGACCACATATGGTGCTCAAGATGGCCATGGAAAGAATGAAGGTCGAGTGGAGGCTGGGGCGAGCAACACTACCACGACGAACACTGAAACTACGATCCAGCCGGGAGCGCATAGCTTGCCGCAGACAGCAGCGCTACAGCCCCTCCCTGGTACAAACACTTACTTCGGAGATGCATCGAGCACTGCCCAGTCCATCGCAAGTCGACCCTCGCACGCGCCGGAAGTCCAGTCAACTCCACGGACGCCAGTAATGACTCCAGGCAATCTGCGTGCCATTTTCAGTCCACCGAAACAGAGCCGAGATCGAGCGGCATTTGAGCAGACGCTCCGGAAGGCACTGGAAGAGTTGCAGAAAGCGCAATTTCCGGGCGTTGGCGGTGAGCCACGGGGGGCAGTCAAGAAAGCGGCGGAGGGCATCAACCGGTATCTCAAGGCGGACGGCCTCGGATTCCTCAAAGAGGaccagcggtggcggctcctTGACAACCTTGTCCAAAGCCACCACCGATTCGCACTCGCAGTGGTATCCGGATGCTTCTCGCTGCAGTACGTTGCTTTGGCTGCGGCGGAAGAGCTGCAGCGTCGGCTGGACGGTCTGAATGGTTTGTCGGAGGGTGATTTGAAAGCCCAGCTGGCAGCAGAACTGGCCGCCGATCCTCGTGTAAGACTTGCGCGTGGTCGGTACGTGGCAAGGAAATTGCTAACACGAAGATCAAAGAACTTGCAGAACTTGCAACGCAGCGATTCGGTGTCTGGCGCCCAACTGCAGAGCCCACGAGCGAGAGAGGACCTCGAGGTCATGCGCGAAGCTGCGGCTAGGAGGCAGCAGTGGCAACAGGGAGTCCAGTATCGCCGTTCGGGCGTCTGA
- the GSH2 gene encoding Glutathione synthase (EggNog:ENOG503NU0F~COG:Q): MSTLVAGSTYPPQLTDVERDNLVLAIKDWSIGNGLAIRPPPAVIPINADPAGIAAINAPVTLFPSQFPRICFEQGKAVQQTYNDLYAAVSRDEDFLAHIVKEVADGDDFIRNLWQIHLKVKQEGYTQPLSLGLFRSDYMVHQDASTTPPSLTAKQVEFNTIASSFGGLSCLTSKLHRYLAATEYPLIKEGIPAGSLDLPESSAVKGLAGGIEAAFNAYPPSELGHPKCIIFLVQGDERNVFDQRHLEYQIASSSPKAPVFRLAFSDILTYTTVANTPKRQLLYRLPRNPEKVFEVAVIYMRAGYGPGDYPDQRAWDARYHLERSAAIKCPTVLTQLAGTKKVQQVLATPRSSSAPSMLGRFINDDTPAAGDLWRTFTNIYPMDTSEAGLEARQKALDPVTCQAYVLKPQREGGGNNIYRGAIPGFLKSVPEEHWGSFILMELITPPPVSNLILRNGKVEQGGVICELGVYGTCLWNQNSGEVFRNEEAGYLLRTKGDKSEEGGVAAGYGCMDSCSLV; encoded by the exons ATGTCTACTCTCGTGGCAGGGTCAACATATCCGCCGCAGCTCACGGATGTTGAGCGTGATAACCTCGTCCTGGCAATCAAGGACTGGTCCATTGGTAATGGGCTCGCCATCCGACCCCCTCCTGCTGTGATACCCATCAATGCAGACCCCGCCGGTATTGCTGCCATAAACGCGCCAGTCACCCTATTTCCGAGCCAGTTCCCGCGGATATGCTTCGAGCAGGGCAAGGCTGTTCAACAGACGTACAACGACCTgtacgccgccgtcagccgcgacgaggactttCTCGCCCATATTGTGAAGGA ggtcgccgacggcgacgacttcaTTCGGAACCTATGGCAAATTCATCTGAAGGTCAAGCAGGAGGGATACACTCAG CCGCTGTCCCTTGGTCTGTTCAGGTCGGACTACATGGTTCATCAAGATGCCTCCACTACGCCACCCTCGTTGACGGCTAAGCAAGTTGAGTTCAATACAATCGCTTCATCTTTTGGCGGCCTCTCTTGCTTGACTTCAAAGCTCCACCG ATACCTGGCCGCGACTGAGTATCCCTTGATAAAAGAGGGAATTCCAGCTGGCTCGCTTGACCTTCCGGAAAGTAGTGCAGTCAAAGGCCTTGCTGGCGGCATTGAGGCAGCTTTCAACGCTTACCCGCCTTCGGAGCTTGGCCATCCCAAGTGTATCATCTTTCTCGTCCAAGGCGATGAACGCAATGTCTTCGACCAGCGCCACCTTGAGTACCAAATCGCCAGCTCTTCTCCAAAAGCCCCTGTCTTTAGACTTGCCTTCTCCGACATACTCACCTACACCACAGTCGCCAACACTCCAAAGCGCCAGCTCCTTTATCGCTTGCCTCGCAACCCAGAAAAAGTATTTGAGGTGGCAGTCATTTACATGCGCGCTGGGTACGGCCCAGGTGATTATCCCGACCAGCGAGCCTGGGATGCACGTTACCATCTAGAGCGCTCAGCAGCCATCAAATGCCCCACCGTTCTCACCCAACTCGCCGGCACGAAGAAGGTGCAGCAGGTCCTTGCCACGCCGCGATCTTCATCCGCACCTTCGATGCTTGGGCGCTTCATCAATGATGACACTCCTGCCGCGGGAGACTTGTGGAGGACGTTCACAAACATATATCCCATGGACACGTCCGAGGCCGGGTTGGAGGCACGCCAGAAGGCCCTCGACCCCGTGACGTGCCAAGCTTACGTTCTCAAGCCGCAGCGTGAGGGTGGAGGCAACAACATCTATCGAGGTGCCATCCCCGGCTTCCTCAAATCCGTCCCTGAGGAGCACTGGGGGTCTTTTATCCTCATGGAGTTGATCACACCGCCTCCGGTATCTAATCTAATCCTGCGCAACGGCAaggtcgagcagggcggcgtcatTTGCGAGCTGGGCGTGTACGGTACGTGTCTGTGGAATCAGAACAGCGGAGAAGTGTTTCGAAATGAGGAAGCGGGCTACCTCTTGCGCACAAAGGGCGACAAGAgtgaagaaggcggcgttgCGGCAGGCTATGGATGCATGGACAGCTGCTCCCTTGTGTAG
- the RIM1 gene encoding ssDNA-binding protein, mitochondrial (BUSCO:EOG09265JNA~EggNog:ENOG503P5Q2~COG:L), with translation MSSSLLFRRTAGVTAASARRAFSSSSPRALARISIIGNLADTPEVQPTNTGREILKYAVASNSGPKENRQTSWFRVTSFVEGPRRDFMLGLPKGTMVFVEGDATINTYQDATSGQNRTSLNVVQRSIEVLKRPNTADQNE, from the exons ATGTCTTCATCTCTCCTGTTCCGCCGCACGGCCGGCGTCACAGCCGCctccgcgcgccgcgccttcagcagctcctcgccgcgcgccctcgcgcgcatCTCCATCATCGGCAACCTCGCCGATACGCCCGAGGTGCAACCCACGAACACCGGCCGCGAGATACTCAAGTACGCTGTCGCCAGCAACAGCGGGCCCAAGGAGAACCGCCAGACGAGCTGGTTCCGCGTCACGAGCTTCGTCGAGGGCCCGCGCCGGGACTTCATGCTCGGCCTGCCCAAGGG TACCATGGTcttcgtcgagggcgacgccaccATCAACACGTACCAGGACGCCACCTCCGGTCAAAACCGGACCAGCCTCAACGTTGTCCAGC GGAGTATTGAGGTCCTCAAGCGCCCCAACACCGCCGACCAGAATGAATAA
- the GAR1_1 gene encoding H/ACA snoRNP pseudouridylase subunit (COG:J~EggNog:ENOG503P248) — protein MSFRGGGRGGGRGGGFRGGRGGGYGAPAGPPAQVLELGTFEHAVEGEMFCKSTNVKIPFFNAPIFLENKTPIGKVEEVLGPINNVMFTIKPSEGIVATSFKAGDKVFIGGEKLLPLDKFLPRPKVPGEKKVKRAGGAGGRGGPRGGGGFSRGGGRGRGGPRGGSGGFSRGGGRGGGGFSRGGGGGRGAGGFSRGGGGRGGGGFSRGRGRGGY, from the exons ATGTCGTTCCgaggtggcgggcgcggtggtggccgtggagGCGGCTTTCGAG gcggacgaggtggcggcTACGGCGCCCCTGCTGGGCCCCCGGCCCAGGTCCTGGAACTCGGCACCTTTgagcacgccgtcgagggtgAGATGTTCTGCAAGTCGACCAACGTCAAGATACCCTTCTTCAATGCGCCCATCTTCCTCGAGAACAAGACGCCCAtcggcaaggtcgaggaggtaCTCGGGCCCATCAACAACGTCATGTTCACCATCAAACCCTccgagggcatcgtcgccaccagcttcaaggccggcgacaaggtcttcatcggcggcgagaagcttCTGCCCCTCGACAAGTTCCTGCCTAGACCCAAGGTCCCGGGCGAGAAGAAGGTGAAgcgcgctggcggtgccggTGGCCGGGGAGGACCCCGCGGAGGTGGCGGCTTCTCCAGGGGCGGCGGtagagggcgaggcggccctcgcggcggcagcggtggcttctcccgaggaggcggccgtggaggcggcggcttctccaggggcggcggcggcggccgaggcgcaggcggttTCTcgaggggaggaggtggccgtggcggcggcggcttctccaGGGGCCGAGGCCGGGGGGGTTACTAG